TTCAATTCCCTCCCTACCTGATGCCGCTTTGGCGGTTTGAAATCCGTGTTTATCAAAAAGAGTTGCAATGATGTTGCGGCTGATCAGATCATCGTCAATTACGAGAATTAAATGGGGCGTTGACATAATGGGCTCCAAGTATGAATTAGGGTTATGATTGGGCCATGCGCACACAGTTCCTGCCTTCATTTTTTGCTGAATACAAGGCCTCGTCAGCCTTTTTAATGAGCGTTTCAGCATTGTTCTCACCGGCAGATGAAAATGATGAAATACCGAAGCTTGAGGTAATATGGATGGGGGACCTGTGTGTTGATATGTGCATCGGTGTTGTTTCAATTTTGATTCTCATACGTTCTGCGATGTCCCGGCCTTCCTTGATCGAACAGTCCGGCAAACATAGAATAAACTCCTCACCGCCATAACGGCCGATAAAATCATAGGGCCGTACGGTCTGAGCCATCTGCGATACAAACTGCTTGAGCACCCGGTCTCCTGCAATGTGGCCGTACTGGTCATTTACCTGCTTGAAATGGTCTATGTCGGTCATGAGCAAAGATAAAGGTATCTTGTTACGGGCTGCCCGTTCAAGCTCCTCGTCTAATTTTTCCATGAAGGCCCTGCGATTCAAGGTGCCTGTCAATGAATCATTTCGGGCAAGTTCCAGCACTTTTTCTTCAAGTCTGATAATCCGTTCGCCGATGAGAATACGGTATTTGAGTTCAACATAGTCAATGGGCTTGGTTAAAAAATCGTCTGCGCCGGCTTCAAGTCCCTTGAGAATATCCTTTTGTTCCCCTTTGGCTGTAAGAATAATAAAGTAGATGTACCTTGGTCCCGCTTGGTCACGCACGTTGCGGCAGAGCTGCAACCCGTCCATTTCAGGCATCATCCAGTCGGAAATGACTATGTTTGGGCAGCCCGGTTTGCTGATGATATCCCAGGCCTGCCCCCCATCCGAGGTGGATACAACCTGGTATCCCCATTTTTTAAGGTTATTTTCAAGAATAGCTCTGAATATGGGATCATCTTCAGCAATTAAAATTTTCATGGCTCATCTTTTCAATCGTCATTTTAAGTTCAGATTCGAACAGCGCTACTTCTTTTTCCAATTTTGACAACAGCACTTTAATCCGGCTAAGGTCACCTGTTTTTGCCTGGAGCTCC
This window of the uncultured Desulfobacter sp. genome carries:
- a CDS encoding diguanylate cyclase is translated as MKILIAEDDPIFRAILENNLKKWGYQVVSTSDGGQAWDIISKPGCPNIVISDWMMPEMDGLQLCRNVRDQAGPRYIYFIILTAKGEQKDILKGLEAGADDFLTKPIDYVELKYRILIGERIIRLEEKVLELARNDSLTGTLNRRAFMEKLDEELERAARNKIPLSLLMTDIDHFKQVNDQYGHIAGDRVLKQFVSQMAQTVRPYDFIGRYGGEEFILCLPDCSIKEGRDIAERMRIKIETTPMHISTHRSPIHITSSFGISSFSSAGENNAETLIKKADEALYSAKNEGRNCVRMAQS